In Phaeobacter porticola, one DNA window encodes the following:
- a CDS encoding ABC transporter ATP-binding protein, with translation MSLLEITNLSLSIGAYPILRGISLSVEPGEILAITGESGSGKSMTALAILRLLPNCTTLRGHLSLDGTDILAQSETEMCALRGQKVGMVFQEPMTALNPVQTIGDQVMETILLHRGCPRAEAEKEARTLLDRVGLPADRFPLSRFPHELSGGQRQRVVIAMAIALRPALLIADEPTTALDVTTQAQILTLLRDLVRDYGMGMVIITHDLAVVADMADHIVVMRKGEVVETGSTQWLLANMHHPYTQKLFAASSHKVALPPASATPPHPVPLLEVRDAVRDYPVARKRLFGPAQHMRAVDHVSFTLHRGERLGLVGESGCGKSTLTRAILGLEPLQSGEILLDGTPLARTGLAADQRRKMQVVFQDPFGSFNPRHRVDRLITEPFHGMADAPKGQDRVEQIAEALHAVGLSPEDAGRYIHQFSGGQRQRIAIARALITRPELILFDEAVSALDVSVRAQILDLLADLCGSYGLSYLFISHDLSVVRNMTDRCLVMRRGQIVEEGRTEALFSTPQHPYTQSLIAAAPVLPNIGHEAARG, from the coding sequence ATGAGCCTTCTTGAGATCACCAACCTGTCGCTCTCCATCGGAGCCTACCCGATTCTGCGAGGCATTTCTTTGTCGGTTGAGCCGGGCGAGATCCTGGCCATCACTGGTGAGAGCGGGTCCGGCAAATCCATGACCGCACTGGCAATTCTGCGTCTGCTGCCGAATTGCACCACCCTGCGTGGCCATCTTAGTCTGGATGGCACCGACATCCTTGCCCAGAGCGAAACAGAAATGTGTGCGCTACGCGGCCAAAAGGTAGGGATGGTGTTCCAAGAGCCAATGACTGCGCTGAACCCGGTGCAGACCATCGGGGATCAGGTGATGGAAACAATTCTGCTGCACCGTGGCTGCCCCCGCGCCGAAGCCGAGAAAGAGGCGCGCACGTTGCTGGATCGCGTCGGCCTGCCAGCTGATCGGTTTCCGCTCAGCCGGTTTCCGCATGAACTGTCCGGGGGGCAGCGCCAGCGCGTGGTGATTGCCATGGCCATCGCCCTGCGCCCAGCGCTGCTCATCGCGGATGAGCCGACAACCGCGCTGGATGTGACAACACAGGCACAAATTCTAACCCTACTGCGTGATCTGGTGCGCGACTATGGGATGGGCATGGTGATCATCACCCATGATCTGGCCGTGGTCGCGGACATGGCCGATCACATCGTGGTCATGCGCAAGGGCGAAGTGGTGGAAACAGGCTCTACCCAGTGGCTATTGGCCAATATGCACCATCCTTACACGCAGAAACTCTTTGCGGCCTCCAGTCACAAGGTAGCCCTGCCGCCCGCATCTGCGACCCCGCCACACCCGGTGCCGCTGCTAGAGGTTCGCGATGCGGTGCGGGATTACCCGGTGGCGCGCAAACGCCTGTTTGGGCCGGCCCAGCATATGCGGGCGGTGGATCACGTCAGTTTCACCCTGCACCGGGGCGAACGGCTGGGGCTGGTCGGGGAATCCGGCTGTGGGAAATCAACCCTGACACGGGCAATTCTGGGGCTGGAACCGCTGCAAAGCGGTGAAATTCTGCTGGATGGGACGCCGCTTGCCAGAACGGGTCTGGCCGCAGATCAACGGCGCAAGATGCAGGTGGTGTTTCAGGATCCGTTTGGCAGCTTTAATCCCCGACACCGGGTCGACCGGCTGATCACCGAACCCTTTCACGGCATGGCAGACGCACCCAAAGGGCAAGATCGCGTGGAACAGATTGCCGAGGCGCTGCATGCAGTTGGCCTGTCACCGGAGGATGCAGGTCGCTACATCCACCAGTTTTCCGGAGGTCAACGTCAGCGCATCGCCATCGCGCGGGCTCTGATCACCCGCCCCGAACTGATCCTCTTTGACGAGGCGGTGTCCGCGCTTGATGTTTCGGTCCGGGCACAAATTCTGGATCTGCTCGCTGATCTCTGCGGCAGCTACGGGCTCAGCTATCTGTTCATCAGCCACGACCTGAGCGTGGTGCGCAATATGACCGATCGCTGTCTGGTGATGCGCCGCGGGCAGATCGTCGAGGAGGGCAGAACCGAGGCTCTGTTCAGCACCCCGCAGCACCCCTACACGCAGTCCCTCATCGCGGCAGCGCCGGTCTTGCCAAACATCGGCCATGAGGCGGCGCGCGGATGA
- a CDS encoding ABC transporter permease, giving the protein MTRSLILGGVLSALVLLAALLSFIWTPYDHTALNIPAKLQAPNAEHWLGTDHFGRDILSMIMVGARTSIAVALVAVGIGMGLGVPLGLAAAAKRGSWLDEGIMRANDLVFAFPSLVIAILITAILGAGAVNAIIAIGIFNIPVFARVTRGAVLSLWQREFILAARVAGKGSARISVEHILPNVANLLIVQGTIQFSLGILAEAGLSYVGLGAQPPVPSWGRMLADAQTMVSLAPHMALVPGCAIILTVLGLNLMGDGLRDWLDPKLREGRT; this is encoded by the coding sequence ATGACCCGTAGCCTCATCCTTGGTGGAGTCCTCTCCGCGCTGGTGCTGCTGGCCGCACTCTTGTCCTTCATTTGGACGCCTTACGACCACACCGCCCTGAACATCCCCGCCAAGCTGCAGGCCCCAAACGCGGAACACTGGCTTGGCACCGACCACTTTGGCCGCGATATCCTGTCGATGATCATGGTCGGCGCGCGCACCTCGATTGCGGTTGCGCTGGTGGCGGTGGGGATCGGCATGGGGCTTGGTGTGCCCTTGGGCCTGGCCGCTGCAGCCAAACGTGGCTCCTGGCTGGACGAAGGCATCATGCGGGCCAATGATCTGGTCTTTGCCTTCCCCTCGCTGGTGATTGCCATCCTGATCACCGCCATCCTCGGCGCTGGTGCGGTCAATGCAATCATCGCCATCGGTATTTTCAACATCCCGGTCTTTGCCCGCGTCACCCGTGGGGCGGTGCTGTCGCTCTGGCAGCGGGAGTTCATTCTGGCCGCCCGTGTCGCTGGCAAAGGATCCGCCAGAATTTCAGTCGAGCATATCCTGCCCAATGTCGCCAACCTGCTGATCGTGCAAGGCACCATCCAGTTCTCGCTCGGCATTCTGGCCGAAGCCGGTCTCAGCTATGTGGGCCTTGGCGCACAGCCACCCGTGCCCAGCTGGGGGCGGATGCTGGCAGATGCGCAGACCATGGTCAGCCTCGCACCGCATATGGCGCTGGTGCCGGGCTGTGCGATCATCCTCACCGTTCTGGGCCTCAACCTGATGGGGGACGGCTTGCGCGACTGGTTGGATCCAAAGCTACGCGAGGGCCGCACATGA
- a CDS encoding ABC transporter permease, which produces MGRYFAKRLLSLIVSLVIASWVIFFVIEIAPGDPASFMLGINAQPDTIAALRSELGLDEGKFSRYISWFTGMLQGDFGTSYTYRTPVAQMVADRLWVSLPLAIYALTLSTLIALPAGIYAASRRGKTGDIAVMGATQLGVAVPNFWFAMMLVLVFAINLRWFSAGGFVGWEAGPLAALHSLTLPAIALALPQAAILARVMRSALLDILGEDFIRTARAKGLSQRQALWRHGLRNALIPVLTIIGLQFSFLLAGAIIIEQVFYLPGLGRLVFQAISARDLIVVESVVMLLVFAVIMVNFLVDLTYALVDPRLRGRG; this is translated from the coding sequence ATGGGACGCTACTTCGCCAAACGCCTGCTGTCGCTGATCGTCAGCCTTGTGATTGCCTCTTGGGTGATCTTCTTCGTGATTGAGATCGCGCCGGGGGATCCTGCGTCCTTCATGCTGGGGATCAACGCGCAACCTGATACCATCGCTGCCCTGCGCAGTGAGCTGGGATTGGATGAGGGGAAATTCAGCCGCTACATCAGCTGGTTCACAGGTATGTTGCAGGGCGATTTCGGCACCTCCTACACCTATCGCACGCCGGTTGCGCAGATGGTTGCGGATCGGCTCTGGGTCTCGTTGCCGCTGGCGATCTACGCCCTGACGCTATCGACGCTGATTGCCCTGCCCGCTGGGATTTACGCCGCCTCCCGCCGCGGCAAAACCGGCGATATCGCGGTGATGGGCGCAACCCAGCTGGGCGTCGCCGTCCCGAACTTCTGGTTTGCGATGATGCTGGTTCTGGTCTTTGCCATCAATCTGCGCTGGTTCAGCGCCGGGGGCTTTGTCGGCTGGGAGGCCGGGCCGCTGGCCGCGCTGCACTCCCTTACACTGCCCGCCATCGCGCTTGCCCTGCCACAGGCGGCCATTCTGGCCCGCGTCATGCGCTCGGCTCTCTTGGATATTCTGGGCGAAGATTTTATCCGCACCGCCCGCGCCAAAGGGCTGAGCCAGCGGCAGGCGCTCTGGCGGCACGGGCTGCGCAATGCGCTGATCCCGGTGCTAACCATCATCGGGTTGCAGTTTTCCTTCCTCCTCGCAGGCGCGATCATCATTGAGCAGGTGTTTTACCTGCCCGGTCTAGGGCGGCTGGTGTTTCAGGCCATTTCCGCCCGTGATCTGATCGTGGTGGAAAGCGTCGTAATGCTCTTGGTTTTTGCCGTCATCATGGTGAATTTCCTGGTCGATCTGACCTATGCACTGGTCGATCCCAGGCTGCGGGGGCGCGGATGA
- a CDS encoding acetoin utilization protein AcuC has translation MTQFTAAPTRLAVTDTASPSGPLEAPVFIGSEIYRGSSYGRMHPLRVPRVSTVMDLSRALGWLPSAQYQTSPRAKPAALERWHSPEYIAALQAAERAQAVSDEVKARHHIGTISNPVFPEIYRRPATAAGGSILAGERLAAGGVIYNPAGGTHHGMPDRANGFCYLNDPVLAMLSLRHHGAQRIAYVDIDAHHADGVEHGFAGDPDVLMISIHEENLWPKTGKLADDAGGSALNLPVPRSFNDSEMAYILEELILPAVADFAPDAVVLQCGADAVTEDPLAHLDLSNTAHWSVVAALRTLAPRYLVLGGGGYNPWSVGRLWTGVWATLNGHEIPDRLPPAAEQVLRGLEFKGHRLGRNPPEHWFTTLRDTPRPGPVRDQIRESVAQLRRRRGLG, from the coding sequence ATGACACAATTCACTGCTGCTCCCACTCGGCTTGCCGTCACTGATACCGCCAGCCCCTCCGGCCCGCTGGAGGCGCCGGTTTTTATCGGCTCGGAGATCTATCGCGGGTCCAGCTATGGGCGGATGCATCCGCTTCGGGTACCGCGCGTATCGACGGTGATGGACCTGTCGCGGGCGTTGGGCTGGTTGCCGTCGGCGCAGTATCAGACCTCGCCTCGGGCGAAACCGGCGGCGCTGGAACGCTGGCACAGCCCGGAATACATCGCGGCGCTGCAAGCGGCGGAGCGGGCGCAGGCGGTAAGCGATGAGGTGAAGGCGCGGCATCATATCGGGACGATCTCCAACCCGGTGTTCCCGGAGATCTATCGCAGGCCCGCCACGGCGGCGGGTGGGTCGATCCTCGCGGGGGAGCGGTTGGCGGCAGGGGGCGTGATCTACAACCCGGCGGGGGGCACGCACCACGGGATGCCGGATCGGGCCAATGGGTTCTGCTACCTCAATGATCCGGTGCTGGCGATGCTGTCCTTGCGCCACCATGGCGCGCAGCGGATTGCCTATGTCGATATCGATGCCCATCACGCAGATGGGGTCGAGCATGGCTTTGCCGGTGACCCGGATGTGCTGATGATTTCCATCCATGAAGAAAATCTATGGCCCAAGACCGGTAAGCTGGCCGATGATGCCGGGGGCAGTGCGCTGAACCTGCCGGTGCCGCGCAGCTTCAACGATAGCGAGATGGCCTATATCCTTGAGGAGCTGATCCTGCCTGCGGTGGCGGATTTTGCGCCGGATGCGGTGGTCCTGCAATGCGGGGCGGATGCGGTTACCGAGGATCCGCTGGCGCATCTGGATCTGTCGAACACTGCGCATTGGTCGGTTGTTGCGGCGCTGCGAACGCTTGCGCCGCGTTATCTGGTGCTGGGCGGCGGCGGATATAACCCCTGGTCCGTCGGGCGACTGTGGACCGGGGTTTGGGCAACCCTGAACGGGCATGAGATCCCCGATCGTCTGCCACCAGCGGCAGAGCAAGTCCTGCGCGGGCTGGAGTTCAAGGGGCATCGTCTGGGGCGCAATCCGCCAGAGCATTGGTTCACAACCTTGCGGGATACACCGCGCCCCGGTCCCGTGCGCGATCAGATCCGCGAGTCGGTGGCACAGCTGCGTCGGCGTCGTGGGCTTGGCTGA
- a CDS encoding ABC transporter substrate-binding protein — MPRLSFLFAASSALAILAGAAAARDSVTIGLQLEPPHLDPTSAAAGAIDQVLYSNVFEGLTRFTSDGSVVPGLAKSWDISDDGLTYTFQLHSDVRFHDGTGMDAEDVKFSLDRARAEDSTNAQKALFADIANVQVVDPTTVQITLAQPNGMMLFNLAWGDAVIVAPESIETIKTMPVGTGAFTFDGWVQGDRIDLARNPDYWGTPAMLDAATFKFISDPTAAFAAMMAEDVDAFSAFPAPENLPQFEADPRFQVLIGSTEGETILSINNKQPPFDDPKVRAAVAHAIDRQAIIDGAMFGYGTPIGTHFAPHNPAYVDLTGTSAHDPEKARALLAEAGLTDGFTTTLHLPPPSYARRGGEIIAAQLAEVGITAEIINVEWAQWLETVFRGKNFGLSIVSHTEPMDIGIYARPDYYFQYDNSAFQDLMAELTGTTDPDARTKMLQQAQEIIAQDYVNGFLFQLAALSVAKADLQGLWANAPTQATDLTAVSWAK, encoded by the coding sequence ATGCCACGACTTTCATTCCTGTTTGCCGCCAGTTCGGCGCTGGCAATTCTGGCCGGAGCCGCCGCAGCGCGTGACAGCGTCACAATCGGATTACAGCTGGAGCCGCCGCATTTGGACCCAACCAGCGCCGCGGCCGGAGCCATTGACCAGGTGCTCTATTCCAATGTCTTTGAAGGTCTGACCCGATTTACCAGCGATGGATCCGTGGTGCCCGGCCTCGCCAAAAGCTGGGACATCTCGGACGACGGGCTGACCTATACGTTTCAACTGCACTCCGACGTGCGCTTTCACGATGGCACCGGCATGGACGCCGAGGATGTGAAATTCAGTCTCGATCGTGCCCGCGCCGAAGACAGCACAAACGCCCAAAAGGCACTGTTTGCCGATATCGCCAACGTCCAAGTGGTGGATCCGACCACGGTTCAGATCACCCTGGCCCAACCCAATGGTATGATGCTGTTCAACCTCGCCTGGGGCGATGCGGTCATCGTCGCCCCCGAAAGCATCGAGACGATCAAGACCATGCCCGTGGGCACCGGTGCCTTTACCTTTGATGGCTGGGTGCAGGGCGACCGCATCGATCTGGCCCGCAACCCCGATTATTGGGGCACCCCCGCCATGCTGGATGCGGCCACGTTCAAGTTTATCTCCGACCCTACCGCCGCCTTTGCTGCAATGATGGCCGAGGATGTCGATGCCTTCTCCGCCTTCCCCGCGCCTGAGAACCTGCCGCAGTTTGAGGCCGACCCAAGGTTCCAGGTGCTCATCGGCTCGACCGAGGGGGAAACGATCCTGTCGATCAACAACAAACAGCCGCCCTTCGACGACCCCAAGGTCCGCGCGGCTGTGGCCCATGCGATCGACCGACAGGCGATCATTGATGGTGCGATGTTTGGCTACGGCACCCCAATCGGCACCCATTTTGCGCCCCACAACCCGGCCTATGTCGATCTGACCGGCACCAGCGCCCATGACCCGGAGAAGGCCCGCGCCCTGCTGGCCGAGGCCGGTCTGACCGATGGCTTTACCACAACGCTGCACCTGCCGCCGCCCTCTTACGCGCGCCGTGGTGGAGAGATCATCGCCGCGCAACTGGCCGAGGTCGGCATCACCGCCGAGATCATCAACGTCGAATGGGCGCAGTGGCTGGAAACCGTGTTCCGGGGCAAGAATTTTGGCCTGTCCATCGTCAGTCATACAGAACCGATGGATATCGGTATCTACGCCCGGCCCGATTACTACTTCCAGTATGACAACTCGGCCTTTCAGGATTTGATGGCAGAGCTGACCGGCACCACCGATCCCGACGCCCGCACCAAGATGCTGCAACAGGCGCAGGAGATCATCGCGCAGGACTATGTGAACGGCTTCCTGTTCCAGCTCGCCGCACTCAGCGTGGCCAAGGCGGATCTGCAAGGGCTCTGGGCCAACGCACCGACACAAGCCACCGATCTGACAGCGGTCAGCTGGGCAAAATAG
- the panB gene encoding 3-methyl-2-oxobutanoate hydroxymethyltransferase: protein MSATARKTAPNAEDIRARKGGTPLVSLTAYTTPMAQLMDDHCDFVLVGDSVGMVLHGLPSTLGVTMEMMILHGQAVARGLTQAMMVIDMPFASYEEGPQQAFRNAARLMAETGAGAVKLEGGVEMAETIRFLVKRGIPVMAHIGLTPQSINTLGGYKVQGRDAQAEAVLADAHAVAEAGAFSVVLEKVPQGLADRITAEVAIPTIGIGASVGCDGQILVVDDMLGFFSAFKPKFVKRYADLGPLAEAAISEYAAEVRARSFPAPEHVFADQAPAAAKTAAPKAPQKD, encoded by the coding sequence ATGAGTGCAACAGCCCGCAAGACGGCACCCAATGCCGAGGATATCCGCGCCCGCAAAGGCGGCACTCCGCTGGTGAGCCTGACGGCCTATACCACACCGATGGCGCAGCTGATGGACGATCATTGCGATTTTGTGCTGGTGGGCGACAGTGTCGGAATGGTGCTGCATGGTTTGCCCTCAACCCTGGGCGTCACCATGGAGATGATGATCCTGCACGGGCAGGCGGTGGCGCGTGGGCTGACGCAGGCGATGATGGTGATCGACATGCCTTTTGCCAGCTACGAGGAAGGCCCGCAGCAGGCGTTTCGCAATGCCGCCCGGCTGATGGCGGAAACCGGTGCAGGCGCGGTCAAGCTGGAGGGCGGTGTTGAGATGGCGGAGACGATCCGCTTCCTTGTCAAACGCGGCATCCCGGTGATGGCGCATATCGGCCTGACGCCGCAGTCGATCAACACGCTTGGCGGCTACAAGGTACAGGGCCGGGATGCACAGGCGGAGGCGGTTCTGGCCGATGCCCATGCGGTGGCGGAGGCTGGCGCGTTTTCGGTGGTGCTGGAGAAGGTGCCGCAGGGGCTGGCCGATCGGATCACAGCAGAGGTCGCCATTCCCACCATCGGCATTGGTGCCAGCGTGGGCTGTGATGGCCAGATTCTGGTTGTGGATGACATGCTGGGCTTTTTTTCCGCCTTTAAACCGAAGTTCGTGAAACGCTATGCCGACCTCGGCCCCTTGGCAGAGGCGGCGATTTCCGAGTATGCAGCCGAGGTGCGCGCGCGTAGCTTCCCCGCGCCCGAGCATGTGTTTGCAGATCAGGCCCCGGCTGCCGCCAAGACGGCCGCGCCCAAGGCCCCGCAAAAGGACTGA
- the panC gene encoding pantoate--beta-alanine ligase: protein MTAPILRRLSDLRALHSDWRREGARIGLVPTMGALHEGHLSLVAAAKAACDRVIVTIFVNPKQFNNAEDLAKYPRTELADAEKLAPYGVDAIYVPDPDQIYPEGYATTVSVAGLTDVLEGEFRPGHFDGVATVVAKLFLQCGADAAFFGEKDYQQLMVVTRMARDLDIPITVQGCATVREASGLAMSSRNLRLSPEALGKAGQLYPVLQDLANQLRGGADFGDIVAGARATLATAGFGEIEYLDLRCAETLEPLSRPDRPARLLVAAWLGGIRLIDNIAVDQLND, encoded by the coding sequence ATGACTGCCCCGATTCTGCGCCGCCTGAGCGATCTGCGCGCGCTGCATTCCGATTGGCGCCGCGAGGGTGCCCGTATTGGTCTGGTGCCCACCATGGGTGCGCTGCACGAGGGGCATCTGTCGCTGGTCGCTGCGGCCAAGGCCGCCTGCGACCGGGTCATCGTCACGATTTTTGTGAACCCCAAGCAGTTCAACAATGCCGAGGACCTGGCGAAATACCCCCGCACGGAACTGGCGGATGCGGAAAAACTGGCCCCCTACGGTGTCGATGCGATATATGTGCCGGATCCGGATCAGATCTACCCGGAGGGCTATGCGACCACTGTGTCGGTGGCGGGGCTGACCGATGTGCTGGAGGGCGAGTTTCGCCCCGGCCATTTCGACGGGGTGGCAACAGTGGTGGCCAAGCTGTTCCTGCAATGCGGTGCAGATGCGGCGTTTTTCGGCGAGAAGGACTATCAGCAGCTGATGGTGGTCACCCGTATGGCGCGGGATCTGGACATTCCGATCACTGTGCAGGGCTGCGCCACCGTGCGCGAGGCCTCTGGCCTGGCCATGTCGTCGCGCAATTTGCGGCTCTCGCCTGAGGCGCTGGGCAAGGCCGGGCAGCTCTATCCGGTGTTGCAGGATCTGGCGAACCAGCTGCGCGGCGGTGCGGATTTCGGGGATATTGTTGCGGGCGCGCGCGCGACGCTTGCGACGGCGGGATTTGGCGAGATCGAGTATCTGGACCTGCGGTGCGCCGAAACGCTGGAGCCTTTGTCGCGCCCTGATCGTCCGGCCCGTCTGCTGGTCGCGGCATGGCTGGGTGGCATCAGGTTGATCGACAATATCGCGGTTGATCAACTAAATGATTAG
- the glpK gene encoding glycerol kinase GlpK: MTYILAIDQGTTSTRAILFDDRMQAQGSAQQEFTQHFPQAGWVEHDPEDLWSTTLDVCRKVMAEQGVTAADIAGIGITNQRETTVVWDRHSGKPIHNAIVWQDRRTSAICEEMRAAGHEDSVRQKTGLLLDPYFSGTKLKWILDTVPDARAQAEAGDLLFGTVDSFLIWRLTGGASHVTDATNAARTLMYDIRKGRWSSEICGFLGVPRGMLPEVKDCAADFGTTKGEFLGGEIAILGVAGDQQAATIGQACFQPGMMKSTYGTGCFALLNTGDTPVVSQNRMLTTIAYQLDGAPTYALEGSIFIAGAAVQWLRDGLGIIGSAQESGALARNADPGQDVILVPAFTGLGAPYWKPDCRGGMFGLTRSSGPAEFARAALQSVAYQTRDLWEAMRADWQGESLVTLRVDGGMSASNWTMQSLADLLGAAVDRPVMQETTALGAAWLAGMRAGVYPDQAGFAATWALDQQFTPEMDEDRRSAAYARWKRAVDAVIGG; encoded by the coding sequence ATGACGTATATTCTGGCGATAGATCAGGGCACAACCTCGACCAGAGCGATCCTGTTTGATGACAGGATGCAGGCGCAGGGCTCGGCTCAGCAGGAGTTTACCCAGCATTTTCCGCAGGCGGGCTGGGTGGAGCATGACCCGGAAGACCTCTGGTCCACAACGCTGGATGTCTGCCGCAAGGTGATGGCAGAGCAGGGCGTTACGGCGGCGGATATTGCCGGGATCGGCATCACCAACCAGCGCGAAACCACGGTGGTCTGGGATCGTCACAGCGGCAAGCCGATCCACAATGCGATTGTCTGGCAGGACCGCCGCACCAGCGCCATCTGCGAAGAGATGCGGGCGGCAGGACATGAGGACAGCGTGCGGCAGAAAACCGGGCTGCTGCTGGATCCCTATTTCTCGGGCACCAAGTTGAAATGGATTCTGGACACCGTGCCGGATGCACGCGCGCAGGCTGAGGCCGGGGATCTGCTGTTTGGCACTGTCGACAGTTTCCTGATCTGGCGCCTTACGGGTGGTGCGTCGCATGTGACCGATGCCACCAATGCTGCGCGGACGCTGATGTATGACATTCGCAAGGGTCGTTGGAGCAGCGAGATCTGTGGTTTCCTTGGCGTGCCGCGCGGAATGCTGCCCGAGGTGAAGGATTGCGCCGCCGATTTTGGCACCACCAAAGGTGAATTTCTTGGTGGTGAAATTGCCATTCTGGGCGTTGCTGGCGATCAGCAGGCGGCCACCATCGGACAGGCCTGTTTCCAGCCGGGTATGATGAAATCGACCTATGGCACGGGCTGTTTCGCGCTGCTGAACACCGGTGATACGCCGGTTGTGTCCCAAAACCGGATGCTGACCACCATCGCCTATCAGCTGGACGGCGCGCCGACCTATGCGCTGGAGGGCTCGATCTTTATCGCCGGTGCGGCGGTGCAATGGCTGCGGGACGGCTTGGGCATTATCGGCTCAGCCCAGGAAAGCGGTGCCCTGGCGCGCAATGCGGATCCCGGTCAGGACGTTATTCTGGTGCCGGCCTTTACCGGTCTTGGTGCGCCTTATTGGAAACCCGATTGCCGGGGCGGCATGTTTGGCCTGACCCGCAGTTCTGGACCGGCGGAATTTGCACGCGCAGCACTGCAAAGCGTGGCCTATCAGACCCGTGACCTGTGGGAGGCGATGCGGGCGGATTGGCAAGGCGAGAGTCTGGTCACCCTGCGGGTGGATGGCGGCATGAGTGCCAGCAATTGGACCATGCAGAGCCTGGCGGATCTCCTTGGGGCGGCAGTGGATCGTCCGGTGATGCAGGAAACCACCGCGTTGGGTGCGGCCTGGCTGGCGGGGATGCGGGCGGGGGTCTACCCGGATCAGGCGGGCTTTGCCGCGACCTGGGCGCTGGACCAGCAGTTCACCCCGGAGATGGACGAAGACCGACGCAGCGCCGCCTATGCGCGCTGGAAGCGTGCGGTAGACGCGGTGATCGGGGGCTGA
- a CDS encoding flavin-dependent oxidoreductase, with protein MTVMIAGAGIAGLTLGLTLHELGVPFHIYEATETLKPMGVGINLQPNAVRELFDLGLEAELSAIGVRTRQLGFYSKLGKTIWEEPRGEAAGYRWPQFSVHRGALQMMLYHALLQRAGSSVLTTGARATGYDTSDQGVCLHLENSRTARGDLLIAADGIHSAIRAQMYPDEGAPIWNGRILWRATTRAPAFHGGAAMAMIGHDQLRLVAYPISTPEADGSATINWIAEKLFDPSAPWKRESWNRAADISNFLPDFANWHFDWIDVPALIKGAETVYEYPMVDRDPLPRWQDGPVSLMGDAAHPTYPVGSNGASQAIVDARIIGAQMLAHGIPPQALNAYEAAVRPVTTAVALANRAGGGPDGVLQQVEDLCGGDFSNIGDVIPQADLAAHAAKYKSIAGFSIEELNARPRTIPAGTRIN; from the coding sequence ATGACGGTGATGATTGCAGGCGCAGGGATCGCCGGGCTGACGCTTGGCCTCACCCTGCACGAATTGGGCGTGCCGTTTCACATCTATGAGGCCACCGAGACGCTGAAGCCGATGGGTGTCGGCATCAATCTGCAACCCAATGCGGTGCGCGAACTCTTTGATCTGGGGCTTGAGGCCGAACTCTCCGCCATCGGTGTGCGCACCCGGCAACTGGGCTTTTACTCCAAGCTCGGCAAGACCATCTGGGAGGAGCCGCGCGGTGAGGCTGCAGGCTACCGTTGGCCACAGTTTTCCGTCCATCGCGGCGCGTTGCAGATGATGCTCTACCACGCGCTCCTCCAGCGCGCAGGCAGCAGCGTCCTGACCACCGGCGCGCGCGCCACCGGCTACGACACCTCGGATCAGGGCGTCTGCCTGCATCTGGAGAATAGCCGCACCGCCCGTGGTGATCTGCTGATCGCCGCTGATGGGATCCATTCCGCCATCCGCGCCCAGATGTATCCGGATGAGGGCGCACCGATCTGGAATGGGCGCATCCTGTGGCGCGCCACCACTCGCGCGCCTGCCTTTCATGGGGGCGCGGCGATGGCGATGATCGGTCACGACCAACTGCGCCTCGTCGCCTATCCCATCAGCACGCCGGAGGCCGATGGCAGCGCCACAATCAACTGGATTGCGGAAAAACTATTCGACCCATCCGCCCCCTGGAAACGCGAAAGCTGGAACCGAGCGGCGGACATCAGTAACTTCCTGCCGGATTTTGCCAATTGGCATTTCGACTGGATTGATGTCCCCGCGCTGATCAAAGGGGCCGAAACCGTCTATGAATACCCGATGGTGGACCGCGATCCTCTGCCCCGCTGGCAGGATGGGCCTGTCAGCCTGATGGGGGACGCCGCCCATCCAACCTATCCCGTCGGCTCCAACGGCGCCAGCCAAGCCATTGTCGACGCCCGCATCATTGGCGCGCAGATGCTGGCCCATGGCATCCCCCCCCAGGCCCTCAACGCCTATGAGGCGGCTGTCCGCCCGGTGACAACAGCCGTCGCTCTGGCCAATCGCGCAGGCGGTGGTCCGGACGGCGTGCTGCAACAGGTCGAAGACCTCTGTGGTGGTGATTTCAGCAATATCGGCGACGTAATCCCGCAGGCGGACCTTGCGGCCCATGCGGCAAAATACAAATCCATCGCCGGTTTCTCGATCGAGGAGCTGAACGCCCGCCCCCGCACCATACCAGCAGGCACCCGCATCAACTGA